From a single Apium graveolens cultivar Ventura chromosome 2, ASM990537v1, whole genome shotgun sequence genomic region:
- the LOC141691159 gene encoding putative mitochondrial protein AtMg00310 translates to MAVARGAPSVSHLLFADDCYFFFKVHETATPGRYLGMPMNVGRNKVEVFGFLKDNVHQKLQAGICEDIERKMNGFLWGRGVTRKGVKWMSWSRICMPRGCGGLGVRDLLKFNLAMLAKHDVGKNLSYIWRSLMEAMDVVKAGARRKIGDGCETRVWNVP, encoded by the exons ATGGCTGTTGCAAGGGGTGCGCCTTCTGTGTCTCATCTGCTTTTTGCAGATGATTGTTATTTCTTTTTTAAG GTGCATGAGACAGCAACACCGGGGAGGTATCTTGGTATGCCAATGAATGTAGGCCGAAATAAAGTTGAAGTATTTggtttcttgaaagataatgtgCACCAAAAACTGCAGG CTGGGATTTGTGAGGATATAGAACGCAAGATGAATGGTTTTTTATGGGGAAGGGGAGTCACAAGGAAAGGGGTAAAGTGGATGTCATGGTCGAGGATATGTATGCCCAGAGGTTGTGGGGGTTTAGGGGTAAGAGACTTGCTAAAGTTTAACCTGGCCATGTTGGCGAAACACG ATGTGGGAAAAAATCTTAGCTATATATGGAGGAGTCTAATGGAGGCTATGGATGTTGTCAAGGCGGGGGCTAGGCGTAAAATTGGTGATGGGTGTGAAACAAGGGTCTGGAATGTACCGTGA